From the genome of Pseudomonas yamanorum, one region includes:
- the psrA gene encoding iron-containing alcohol dehydrogenase PsrA translates to MTARFHNPVDTRFGWGCLQALATLTEGQSVALVTFPEARELGLVDRIQALLGERLVYVIEDVQPNPDVAQLRDTYERFWQQAGDCQVVVAVGGGSAIDTAKALIVGTESGDFDELLALLAAGKPFVPARHKQLIAAPTTAGTGSEVTPWATIWDSASLKKYSLHLDCTWPKVAIIDPQLMLTVPAGVTVSTGLDALSHALESIWNINANPISDTFAISAIEDILECLPRLRRDLGNQELRSRMALAALKAGLAFSNTKTALAHSISYEMTLHHGLPHGIACSFTLPLVLGLAWGHDAARDRTLQRIFGTDLHQAQTQLRDFLHSLDVKTEFADYGVNASEAEAMIRFALQGARGKNFIGAQAA, encoded by the coding sequence ATGACTGCCCGCTTCCACAACCCGGTAGACACCCGCTTCGGCTGGGGCTGCCTGCAAGCACTCGCCACCCTCACCGAAGGCCAGAGCGTCGCCCTTGTCACCTTCCCCGAAGCCCGCGAGCTCGGTTTGGTAGACCGCATCCAGGCCCTGCTGGGTGAACGCCTGGTGTACGTGATCGAAGACGTGCAGCCCAACCCCGACGTGGCTCAACTACGCGACACCTACGAGCGCTTCTGGCAGCAGGCCGGTGACTGTCAGGTGGTGGTCGCCGTCGGCGGGGGCAGCGCCATTGATACGGCCAAGGCCTTGATCGTCGGCACCGAATCGGGGGATTTCGACGAGTTGCTGGCGTTACTGGCCGCCGGAAAACCTTTCGTGCCGGCCCGTCACAAGCAACTGATTGCCGCACCGACCACCGCCGGCACCGGCAGTGAAGTCACACCATGGGCGACGATCTGGGATTCCGCGAGCCTCAAGAAGTATTCGCTGCACCTGGACTGTACCTGGCCGAAAGTCGCGATCATTGACCCGCAGTTGATGTTGACGGTACCGGCCGGAGTCACGGTGTCCACCGGACTGGATGCCTTGTCCCATGCGCTGGAGTCGATCTGGAATATCAACGCCAATCCGATCTCGGACACCTTCGCCATCTCCGCCATCGAAGACATCCTGGAATGCCTGCCCCGCTTGCGGCGCGACCTCGGCAACCAGGAGCTGCGCTCACGGATGGCGCTGGCGGCATTGAAAGCCGGCCTGGCCTTTTCCAATACCAAGACCGCCCTCGCCCATTCCATCTCCTACGAAATGACCCTGCACCACGGCTTGCCCCACGGCATCGCCTGCTCCTTCACCTTGCCGCTGGTGCTGGGCCTGGCATGGGGGCATGACGCCGCGCGTGACCGCACCCTGCAACGCATATTCGGCACCGACCTGCACCAGGCCCAGACGCAGTTGCGCGACTTCCTCCATAGCCTGGACGTGAAGACCGAGTTTGCCGACTACGGCGTGAATGCCAGCGAGGCCGAGGCGATGATCCGCTTTGCCCTGCAAGGCGCACGCGGCAAGAACTTCATCGGCGCGCAAGCGGCCTAG
- a CDS encoding MFS transporter produces MNRAHVLPVPAVRTSSFRVAQWRMLLAAMFCYLFFYTGRQTFGFAIPGIQAEFGLTKETLGWASAAMLWAYAIGQAINGNLADKFGGRRIMTLGAVLSCGANWVTSFASGFAGLILPWGINGYFQALGWAPGSRLISNWWSAGERGKVYGFYVFAAGCASVLSYVTSIVVLEVFQLEWRWIFRLPVLLMLAGGIIFYLVARERPQDMGFEPLADTGVANAEDKNHEVANGEVESSAQRYKAVLKNPRLIIAAISLGFQNAARYGLIVWVPVHFLGANWKSGDSMIDPKWITVALPVGMAIGALSNGWVSDKLFGSKRYLAIMLYMFLGAATSLWMWSLPPHSAIGLVALFLCGFFVYGPASSFWALCPDLVGAKRAGTATGVMNFSSYLFAGLAEPLIGSMLDSTGNTSLIFIVVTSACLCSAAVALFIRR; encoded by the coding sequence ATGAATCGTGCACACGTGCTGCCTGTTCCTGCCGTCCGTACTTCATCGTTCCGCGTTGCCCAGTGGCGCATGCTGCTGGCAGCGATGTTTTGTTATCTGTTTTTCTACACCGGCCGCCAGACCTTTGGTTTTGCCATCCCCGGGATCCAGGCCGAGTTCGGCCTGACCAAGGAAACTCTCGGCTGGGCCTCGGCCGCGATGCTCTGGGCCTACGCGATTGGCCAGGCCATCAACGGCAACCTCGCCGACAAATTCGGCGGGCGCCGCATCATGACCCTTGGCGCGGTGCTGTCCTGCGGGGCCAACTGGGTCACCAGTTTCGCCAGCGGCTTTGCCGGGTTGATCCTGCCGTGGGGCATCAACGGTTACTTCCAGGCCCTCGGTTGGGCGCCCGGCAGCCGGCTGATTTCCAATTGGTGGAGCGCCGGCGAACGCGGCAAGGTGTATGGCTTTTATGTATTCGCCGCCGGATGCGCCTCTGTGCTGTCGTACGTAACCTCCATCGTGGTGCTGGAAGTGTTCCAACTGGAATGGCGCTGGATCTTCCGCCTGCCGGTGCTGTTGATGTTGGCGGGCGGCATCATTTTCTACCTGGTGGCCCGCGAGCGGCCTCAAGACATGGGATTCGAGCCCCTGGCCGATACCGGCGTGGCGAATGCCGAAGACAAGAATCATGAAGTGGCCAACGGCGAAGTCGAATCCTCGGCGCAGCGCTACAAGGCGGTGCTGAAGAATCCGCGGCTGATCATCGCCGCGATCTCCCTGGGTTTCCAGAACGCCGCCCGCTACGGCCTGATCGTCTGGGTGCCGGTGCACTTCCTCGGGGCCAACTGGAAAAGCGGCGACAGCATGATCGACCCCAAGTGGATCACCGTGGCCCTGCCGGTGGGCATGGCCATCGGCGCCCTGAGCAACGGCTGGGTCTCGGACAAGCTGTTCGGCTCCAAACGCTACTTGGCGATCATGCTCTACATGTTCCTCGGCGCCGCCACCAGCCTGTGGATGTGGAGCCTGCCGCCCCACAGCGCAATCGGCCTGGTGGCGTTGTTCCTCTGCGGGTTCTTTGTATACGGTCCGGCGTCGAGTTTCTGGGCGTTGTGCCCGGACCTGGTGGGTGCCAAGCGTGCGGGTACGGCCACGGGCGTGATGAACTTCTCATCCTATCTGTTCGCCGGCCTGGCGGAACCGCTGATCGGCAGTATGCTCGACAGTACCGGCAACACCTCGCTGATCTTCATCGTCGTGACCTCGGCCTGCCTGTGCAGCGCGGCGGTGGCGTTGTTTATCCGACGTTGA
- a CDS encoding LysR substrate-binding domain-containing protein, which produces MYQYHKWLRSFHAVAKTGSFTLAAEYLSVGQPTVSEQVNGLEKQFSVELFHRRGRFIEMSAAGHALYGITQGLFGQEDEAMQLLQSFKQRKTGLLRLGAVSPPIAMNLTYELMQRHPDIELETSFSPEKETLDRLFNFDIDVAILALSEFDQRFDTQLYRRYPIIAVVRDDHPWAQQKEVHVEQISREKWVMREKSSRTRQLVEESCKRQGVAVNCVMQLNSREAIVHAITKGIGIGFVSAVEYAETPGTTPITFVDHPFFIDYHLCCLGIRRNRPMIAELFEASPIPVT; this is translated from the coding sequence ATGTACCAGTACCACAAGTGGCTGCGCTCGTTTCATGCGGTGGCGAAGACCGGCAGTTTCACCCTCGCCGCCGAGTACCTGAGCGTCGGCCAGCCGACGGTCAGCGAGCAGGTCAACGGGCTGGAGAAGCAGTTCTCGGTGGAGCTGTTCCACCGTCGCGGGCGGTTTATCGAGATGAGTGCGGCCGGGCACGCCCTCTATGGAATCACCCAGGGGCTGTTCGGCCAGGAGGATGAAGCCATGCAACTGTTGCAGAGTTTCAAGCAGCGCAAGACCGGGCTGCTGCGCCTGGGCGCGGTGTCGCCGCCGATCGCGATGAACCTGACCTACGAGCTGATGCAGCGCCACCCGGACATCGAACTGGAAACCTCGTTTTCCCCGGAAAAGGAAACCCTGGACCGACTCTTCAACTTCGATATCGACGTGGCGATCCTGGCCCTTTCGGAGTTCGACCAGCGCTTCGATACCCAGCTTTACCGGCGCTATCCGATCATTGCAGTGGTACGCGATGACCATCCATGGGCCCAACAGAAAGAGGTGCACGTGGAACAGATCAGCCGCGAAAAGTGGGTGATGCGCGAGAAAAGCTCCCGCACCCGGCAACTGGTGGAAGAAAGCTGCAAGCGCCAGGGCGTCGCCGTGAACTGCGTGATGCAGTTGAACAGTCGCGAAGCCATCGTGCACGCAATCACCAAAGGCATCGGCATCGGTTTTGTGTCCGCGGTGGAATACGCCGAAACCCCGGGCACCACCCCCATCACCTTCGTCGACCACCCGTTTTTCATCGACTACCACCTGTGTTGCCTGGGGATCCGACGCAACCGACCCATGATCGCCGAGCTATTCGAGGCCAGCCCGATCCCGGTGACCTGA
- the phnX gene encoding phosphonoacetaldehyde hydrolase: MHYQQPSKLQAVVLDWAGTVVDFGSFAPTQIFVEAFGEFGVAVSLEEARGPMGMGKWDHIRTLCNQPQIAERYRAVFDRLPTDEDVTALYERFMPLQIEKIALHSAVIPGALEAIKNLREQGLKIGSCSGYPAVVMAKVVELARQNGYVADHVVATDEVPNGRPHPAQALANVIALGISDVAACVKVDDTWPGILEGRSAGMWTVALTCSGNALGLTYEQYKALPAAELALERARITQMFEGSRPHYLIDTIVELPAVIEDINARLARGETPQGS, from the coding sequence ATGCACTACCAACAACCTTCCAAGCTGCAAGCCGTGGTCCTGGATTGGGCCGGCACCGTCGTCGACTTCGGCTCCTTCGCCCCCACGCAGATTTTTGTCGAGGCGTTCGGCGAGTTCGGCGTCGCCGTTTCCCTGGAGGAAGCGCGCGGCCCGATGGGCATGGGCAAGTGGGATCACATCCGAACCTTGTGCAACCAGCCGCAGATTGCCGAGCGTTATCGGGCGGTGTTTGATCGCTTGCCAACCGATGAGGATGTCACCGCACTGTATGAACGCTTCATGCCGTTGCAGATCGAGAAAATTGCGCTGCATTCGGCGGTTATTCCCGGGGCTCTTGAGGCGATCAAAAACCTGCGCGAACAGGGTTTGAAGATCGGCTCCTGCTCCGGGTACCCGGCGGTAGTGATGGCCAAGGTGGTCGAGCTGGCGCGGCAGAATGGCTACGTCGCCGACCATGTGGTGGCGACCGACGAGGTGCCCAACGGGCGCCCGCATCCGGCGCAGGCGTTGGCCAACGTGATTGCCTTGGGCATCAGTGATGTGGCCGCGTGCGTGAAGGTCGACGACACTTGGCCGGGGATTCTGGAAGGCCGCAGCGCAGGCATGTGGACGGTGGCGTTGACCTGTTCGGGCAATGCACTGGGTTTAACCTATGAGCAATACAAGGCACTGCCCGCTGCTGAGCTGGCGCTGGAGCGCGCGCGTATTACACAGATGTTCGAGGGCTCTCGGCCGCATTACCTGATCGACACCATCGTCGAACTGCCGGCGGTGATCGAGGACATCAATGCGCGTTTGGCGCGCGGGGAGACACCGCAGGGTTCTTGA
- a CDS encoding oxidoreductase, protein MPTAQKPIHSGYGAATTAAEIIRGVDLSGKVAIVTGGYSGIGLVTARTLAAAGAHVIVPARDLVKARAALKPYPQLQLEPLDLMDAHSIEQFAERFLATGRPLHLLINNAGIMAPPLSRNAQGYESQFATNHLGHFLLTQRLWPALQRAEGARVVALSSRGHVHGAVDFDDWNFERQTYDPWKAYGQSKTANALFAVHLDTLGAASGVRAFAVHPGGIITDLVRHMKAEILQASGYVDEHGKPVIDPERNMKTPEQGAATSVWCAVSGQLAGMGGVYCENCDVAVAMSTESEEHLGVRPWAVDAGLAQRLWTLSEQLVAGR, encoded by the coding sequence ATGCCCACAGCACAAAAACCGATCCATAGCGGCTATGGAGCGGCAACCACCGCTGCCGAAATAATCCGAGGCGTTGATCTCTCGGGCAAGGTGGCGATTGTCACGGGTGGCTACTCCGGCATTGGCTTGGTCACCGCCCGTACCCTGGCCGCCGCTGGCGCACACGTGATCGTCCCGGCGCGTGACTTGGTCAAGGCACGCGCCGCACTCAAACCTTATCCACAGCTGCAACTTGAACCCCTCGACCTGATGGACGCCCACTCCATCGAGCAGTTTGCCGAGCGCTTTCTGGCGACTGGCCGCCCGCTGCACCTACTGATCAACAACGCGGGCATCATGGCGCCGCCGCTGAGTCGTAACGCCCAGGGCTACGAGTCCCAGTTCGCCACCAACCATCTCGGGCATTTCTTGCTTACCCAGCGCCTGTGGCCGGCCTTGCAACGCGCCGAAGGCGCGCGGGTGGTGGCGCTGTCCTCACGGGGACACGTGCACGGTGCCGTCGACTTTGACGACTGGAACTTCGAGCGCCAAACCTACGATCCATGGAAGGCTTACGGTCAGTCCAAGACCGCCAATGCACTGTTCGCCGTGCATTTGGACACCCTCGGTGCGGCCAGCGGGGTGAGGGCGTTTGCGGTTCATCCTGGCGGAATCATTACCGACCTGGTGCGGCATATGAAGGCTGAAATCCTGCAGGCTTCGGGCTATGTAGACGAGCACGGGAAACCGGTGATCGACCCTGAGCGGAACATGAAAACCCCGGAGCAAGGCGCGGCCACCAGTGTGTGGTGTGCGGTGAGCGGGCAGTTGGCGGGAATGGGTGGGGTTTATTGTGAAAACTGTGATGTGGCGGTTGCGATGAGTACGGAATCGGAAGAACACCTGGGTGTCAGGCCGTGGGCAGTGGATGCGGGGTTGGCGCAGCGGTTGTGGACACTCAGCGAACAGCTTGTCGCAGGACGGTAG
- a CDS encoding AraC family transcriptional regulator — MHSDPFSEILTFVNAQSVMTGGFSAGGAWALRFPAPDKIKFFGMVKGQCWLCLDGEAAPVLIEAGDVFLLCAQRAFVLAGDVSVTPLEARQLFADAGRFPQIGDGQGCVQIGGYVQLDPESGGLLANALPPLIHVRATAPQAAIVQWLLGQLAHEGQANLLGASLASAQLAQLMFIQILRAYVETSGVLPEGWLRTVSDKRLAPALRLMHSEPGSAWTLEELAAAAAMSRTTFSQYFKSVAGVPPLAYLTEWRMRLAQRALREGNLSVGVLALSLGYGSESAFSNAFKRVTGKAPRHYRDACRQSSSAAPLSSA; from the coding sequence ATGCACAGCGACCCGTTTTCCGAGATTCTCACCTTCGTGAATGCTCAGTCGGTGATGACCGGCGGCTTCAGCGCGGGCGGCGCCTGGGCCCTGCGTTTTCCGGCGCCGGACAAGATCAAGTTTTTCGGGATGGTGAAGGGGCAGTGCTGGCTGTGCCTGGATGGCGAGGCTGCGCCGGTATTGATTGAGGCGGGCGACGTGTTCCTGCTGTGTGCACAACGCGCGTTTGTGCTTGCGGGCGATGTGTCGGTCACGCCTTTGGAAGCGCGGCAATTATTCGCTGACGCCGGTCGCTTCCCGCAAATCGGTGACGGCCAGGGCTGTGTGCAAATCGGCGGCTACGTGCAACTGGATCCGGAAAGTGGCGGACTGCTGGCCAACGCACTGCCTCCTCTGATCCACGTGCGGGCCACGGCGCCGCAGGCGGCGATCGTGCAATGGCTACTCGGCCAGTTGGCACATGAGGGGCAAGCCAATTTGCTCGGGGCGAGTCTGGCATCGGCGCAACTGGCGCAGTTGATGTTTATCCAGATCCTGCGGGCCTACGTCGAGACCTCGGGCGTATTACCCGAAGGCTGGCTGCGCACGGTCAGCGACAAGCGCCTGGCCCCCGCGCTGCGCTTGATGCACAGCGAGCCGGGGAGTGCCTGGACGCTGGAAGAACTGGCTGCGGCGGCTGCAATGTCGCGCACTACCTTTTCGCAATACTTCAAGAGCGTTGCCGGGGTGCCACCGCTGGCGTACCTGACCGAGTGGCGCATGCGCCTTGCGCAACGAGCGTTACGCGAGGGGAATCTGTCAGTGGGCGTGTTAGCGCTGTCGTTGGGGTACGGGTCTGAAAGCGCGTTCAGCAATGCCTTCAAGCGAGTAACAGGAAAGGCCCCGAGGCATTATCGGGATGCGTGCCGTCAATCCAGTAGTGCGGCGCCTTTGAGCAGCGCGTAA
- a CDS encoding NUDIX hydrolase, translating to MVAPRIRALALCIFHRNGRILVHEFQDAVKQQTVFRPIGGGIEFGEHSAEAIVREVQEELAQPIHSLRLLGTLESIFTYDGNPGHEIVQVYDGQFEDQSLYEQPYLDGAESNGFAFKVSWKDSSSFTGQSPLVPEGLYALLKGAALLD from the coding sequence ATGGTCGCACCGCGTATCCGGGCGCTTGCCCTTTGTATCTTTCACCGCAACGGTCGAATTCTGGTTCACGAATTCCAGGATGCGGTGAAACAGCAGACAGTCTTTCGCCCCATCGGTGGCGGCATCGAATTCGGTGAACACAGCGCCGAGGCCATCGTGCGAGAAGTCCAGGAGGAACTGGCGCAGCCGATTCACAGCCTGCGCCTGCTCGGCACGCTTGAAAGTATCTTCACCTACGACGGCAACCCCGGGCACGAGATCGTCCAGGTCTACGATGGCCAATTTGAGGACCAGAGCCTGTACGAGCAACCGTACCTCGACGGTGCCGAAAGCAATGGTTTTGCGTTCAAGGTGAGTTGGAAGGACAGTTCAAGCTTTACTGGGCAGTCGCCACTGGTGCCGGAAGGGCTTTACGCGCTGCTCAAAGGCGCCGCACTACTGGATTGA
- a CDS encoding c-type cytochrome — MKYVVLFSLALIAGLVSLPAAAAGDAEAGGKLFSKTCGGCHSVGENARGGFGPQLNGIIGRPAGTTTDYQYSDAMKNSGVVWTRDKLAAYIEAPKKVVSGTRMIFWGISDQEKIDNLLAYLATFQAQ; from the coding sequence ATGAAGTACGTCGTATTATTCAGCCTCGCCCTGATTGCCGGTCTCGTGAGCCTACCGGCAGCGGCGGCGGGAGATGCCGAAGCCGGTGGAAAGCTGTTCAGCAAAACCTGCGGCGGTTGCCATAGCGTCGGCGAAAATGCACGGGGCGGTTTCGGGCCGCAACTCAACGGCATCATTGGTCGACCGGCTGGCACCACCACTGACTATCAGTATTCAGATGCGATGAAAAATTCAGGCGTGGTCTGGACGCGGGACAAGCTGGCCGCCTATATCGAGGCGCCGAAAAAGGTGGTGAGCGGCACCCGGATGATTTTCTGGGGGATCAGCGATCAGGAGAAGATCGACAATTTGCTGGCGTACCTTGCGACATTTCAGGCGCAGTAA
- a CDS encoding GNAT family N-acetyltransferase: MLISGVSTIPGCLMLTVIRLAAAPDAVFLPAIERSAAQSFRAIESLSWLADAEVMSVERHLQLIALGTCWVAVDAAGQIQGFLSAQMFDDDLHIHELSVAQVMQGRGAGRQLLEAVMNEARSRRLRAVTLTTFCDVPWNSPFYQRLGFEQAHSLAPDHRLAEALREEYRHGFAPGSRCAMSWQVPS; this comes from the coding sequence ATGTTAATCTCAGGTGTTTCAACGATCCCGGGTTGCCTCATGCTCACTGTTATCCGACTTGCCGCCGCGCCCGACGCAGTGTTTTTACCTGCAATAGAGCGCAGTGCGGCCCAGTCCTTTCGTGCGATCGAATCCTTGAGCTGGCTGGCCGATGCCGAGGTCATGAGTGTTGAACGTCATCTGCAGTTGATCGCGTTGGGTACGTGTTGGGTGGCGGTGGATGCTGCTGGCCAAATCCAGGGTTTTCTCAGTGCACAGATGTTTGATGACGACCTGCACATCCATGAACTGTCGGTGGCGCAGGTCATGCAGGGCCGTGGCGCAGGGCGGCAATTGCTTGAGGCCGTGATGAATGAGGCTCGCTCGCGCCGGTTGCGGGCAGTCACCTTGACCACATTTTGCGACGTGCCCTGGAACAGCCCGTTTTATCAGCGGCTGGGATTTGAGCAAGCACATTCGCTGGCGCCGGATCATCGTTTGGCAGAGGCTCTGCGTGAGGAGTATCGTCACGGTTTTGCGCCGGGCAGTCGCTGTGCCATGTCATGGCAGGTCCCCAGCTGA
- a CDS encoding SDR family NAD(P)-dependent oxidoreductase, translating into MKTMVVGASKGLGRALMEGLGGVGDTLIGVSRSRPDPLMCSTGAEVRWVEADLGVPGHAAHVIEQAVAAGGLDTLIYNLGIWEERAFDPAYSFLTDEDTQLEAIVSCNITAPLLLIKRLLPVLLKSSQPRIILTGSTSGLPQSGRPEVAFGASKFALRGIADALREGYRQQRLGVTCLNLGYLNTEDSLSTSRTQAEQRGEGQLVPVHDVVQVVRMVLSLSGASFVKELTLPALLDERF; encoded by the coding sequence ATGAAAACCATGGTGGTCGGTGCAAGCAAAGGATTGGGCAGGGCCTTGATGGAAGGGCTGGGCGGGGTTGGGGATACGCTGATCGGGGTGTCCCGCAGTCGCCCTGATCCCTTGATGTGCAGCACTGGCGCCGAGGTGCGCTGGGTGGAAGCAGACCTTGGCGTGCCTGGCCACGCGGCGCACGTCATCGAACAGGCTGTGGCGGCAGGCGGGCTGGACACACTGATCTATAACCTGGGCATCTGGGAGGAGCGGGCGTTTGATCCGGCCTATAGCTTTCTCACCGACGAGGACACGCAATTGGAAGCCATCGTCAGTTGCAACATCACCGCACCGCTGTTGTTGATCAAGCGGCTGCTGCCGGTGTTATTGAAGAGCTCCCAGCCGCGCATCATCCTCACAGGCTCGACCTCGGGACTGCCTCAGAGCGGCCGGCCCGAAGTGGCGTTCGGCGCCTCGAAATTCGCCTTGCGCGGCATCGCCGATGCGCTGCGTGAAGGCTATCGCCAGCAGCGCCTGGGCGTCACTTGCCTGAACCTGGGCTATCTGAATACCGAAGATTCCTTGAGCACCTCACGCACCCAGGCCGAACAGCGCGGTGAGGGCCAATTGGTTCCGGTGCATGACGTGGTGCAGGTGGTGCGTATGGTCTTGAGCCTGTCCGGCGCCAGTTTCGTCAAGGAGCTGACGTTGCCGGCGCTGCTGGATGAACGCTTCTAG
- a CDS encoding response regulator, with the protein MAQPSILVLEDDEIIRSLMVDVLEDFGAVVTSFPSADEGMIFLERANDPVDLIVSDIQMPGLLNGYDLSKVVAHRWPTLPVVLTSGNTAMASQLGSTVRFLPKPWTTQRLLDCVQSALVQAPPMR; encoded by the coding sequence ATGGCTCAGCCATCGATATTGGTGCTGGAAGACGACGAAATCATTCGCTCGTTGATGGTGGATGTACTGGAGGATTTCGGCGCGGTGGTGACCTCATTCCCTTCCGCAGACGAAGGAATGATTTTTCTGGAGCGGGCCAATGATCCGGTAGACTTGATTGTCAGCGATATCCAGATGCCCGGCTTGCTCAATGGCTACGATTTGAGCAAGGTAGTCGCCCATCGCTGGCCGACGCTGCCCGTGGTACTGACTTCGGGCAACACCGCAATGGCTTCGCAATTGGGCAGCACCGTGCGGTTCCTGCCCAAGCCATGGACCACCCAGCGCCTGCTCGATTGCGTGCAGTCGGCCCTGGTACAGGCCCCGCCCATGCGTTGA
- a CDS encoding biliverdin-producing heme oxygenase encodes MHSQAHDVGAPPVLEALRSGTALLHVALEKRLPFFSPQLDYDGYRRLLQAYYGFYKPLEATLTDSGLIPAGFDQVLRLKTPTLLVDLHALGLDDQAIAVLPHCSSLPPLDTPAACLGALYVVEGATLGGQILRREMAGRLGLDADNGGAFLNVYGAETGRRWKDFLNYLSHVPLDAHAKLRAVNAARSTFSCFEQWLDSQEVLL; translated from the coding sequence ATGCATTCACAGGCCCATGACGTTGGTGCGCCACCTGTACTTGAAGCCCTGCGCTCGGGTACTGCGTTACTGCACGTCGCCCTGGAAAAGCGCTTGCCGTTTTTCTCTCCGCAGCTGGATTACGACGGCTACCGACGCCTGCTCCAGGCCTACTACGGATTCTACAAACCTCTGGAAGCAACGCTGACCGACAGCGGTTTGATCCCTGCGGGATTTGATCAGGTGCTGCGTCTGAAGACGCCAACCTTGTTGGTGGATCTCCACGCCCTGGGCCTGGACGACCAAGCCATCGCGGTGCTCCCCCACTGCTCATCGCTGCCACCCCTGGACACACCCGCCGCCTGCCTGGGCGCGCTTTACGTGGTGGAAGGCGCCACTCTGGGTGGGCAGATCCTGCGCCGGGAAATGGCCGGGCGCCTGGGACTGGATGCCGACAATGGCGGCGCGTTTCTCAATGTGTATGGCGCTGAAACCGGCCGGCGCTGGAAAGACTTTCTCAATTACCTGAGCCATGTGCCCCTCGACGCGCACGCCAAACTGCGCGCCGTGAACGCGGCCCGCTCGACATTCAGCTGCTTTGAGCAATGGCTCGACAGCCAGGAGGTACTGCTATGA